The genomic window TCCGAAGGTACGGTAAAATATTTCCAACAGCAATCAATAATGGAAATAATGATAACAGCAAATAGTAAGCAACCACTACAGAAGTATTCCCTATCTCGGAATCGATCATTCGATCCTGTGTTGTTTGAATAAATCGCTGAAGCTTCTGATTATTTTTCAATTTATCCAGCATCTCTATCTCCCCACTCTTTTATCGGTTTAACAACTACGACCATAAAAAATTGAACAAACTCCATTTTCCTTCAAACACTATAGCCTCGTCAAATCACAGAAATGCTCTTCATCACGAATCCCATGTTCAAGTTATTTTTTTGTCGAACCGTACCTATTTTCCTCTCAAAATCTATCGCACAAAGGAACTCGCTCCTGTGGCTAGTCAATGTCGTGCTTTATTTAGCTGTTCCTTGATTCAATTAAGTTTTACATAAGATTTTTATTCCTTTTATGTAAAAAAACTGAAGACCGGAACAATCGTCAGAGTGACGTTGTACCTGGCCTTTTCAAGAAAAAAAGGACAACCCTTAAAATGAAAATTGTCCTTACATGTACAGTTAAAAATTAGAAGAAATCGGTCAAAGACCTTGATTGCTGCTGAAAACAAGGTCTTTGACCTTTCTCTGTATCATTTGCCTAATTGCTTAATATGTCAGTTCTTCCCCTTGAGACGTAAGGATTTGCGGCCCCTCTTTAGTAATAGCCAATGTATGTTCAAACTGGCAGCTTAAACCGCCATCTTGAGTATATGCTGTCCATCCGTTAGGGTCCATCTTCATTCGCCATGTCCCTGTATTTACCATTGGCTCAATTGTGATCACCATTCCCTCTTTCAAGCGAAGACCTTTACCCGCTTCACCATAATGAGGAACAGATGGGCTTTCATGAATAGTCGGGCCAATGCCATGACCAACAAAATCACGAACAACAGACAGCCCTTCTCCTTCGACGTAGGTTTGGATCGCATGACCTATATCACCAATACGATTACCGACCTGTGCCTGCTCAATCCCTATATAAAGAGCCTTTCTTGTTACTTCCATTAAATGATCCAACTCAGGTGTTGATTCTCCAACAACATAGGACCAACAAGAATCTGACATAGCCCCTTTAAAATCAATACACATATCTACTTTAATCAAATCGCCGCTTTTCAATAACTTCTTTCGAGGAAAGCCATGGCAAATTTCATCATTGATACTGCAACACGTCGCATATTTATACCCTTCATAGCCAATCTGAGCAGCTATGCCGCCATTTTTTTCAATAAAATCTTTCACAAATACTTCAATATCCCAACTGGAAATCCCAGGTTTGATAAAATCTCTCAAATGACGATGGACATCTGCCAGTAGCTCTCCAGATTCGTTCATCATTTCAATTTCTCTTGCTGATTTTAATGTGATCATCTTGCTTACCTACTCCTAATTCAATATATTTACTGTTAGTTTAGCACAAACTTATCCCACAAGTGAAATGAATAGTGAGGATTTCATTTACTTTGTAATGGTTTTGTAAAGTTATAAACAAAGATTTTTTCTCTATTTTGTGGTAATATCTTAATGATTAGGGGGGAAATAATAGTTGAATACTATACTAACTATACTATCAGCCTTCGTAATAATTCTTATCATTTTACGGCTGTCCCAGAAAATATCTTTTATCAAAATAAACAAAGAAAAATTTTTGTATTCTCTGGGAGATACTTTTTTTGTTTGGATCAGTTCATTGTTCGTATACACAGTAATTTTAGGTAAAACTGTAGAGTCTGTTGAACTACCTATTTATTTCGCTATTACTGTTGTGATTACACTTATTTTCTTAGGCATAACTATGTTTATCCAGTCAGAAAATTCTTTAGTCACGAAAAAAGAAAATAGGAAGAAGAGTAAAATTCAACTATTTATGTTAGTTTTTTATTCACTGGTTGTTTTCTTCTCATTACTTCTTTATACAAGCAGTATCTGGCTAATTAATACCTTTGGACCAATCAGTATTGAACAAT from Enterococcus sp. 9E7_DIV0242 includes these protein-coding regions:
- the map gene encoding type I methionyl aminopeptidase, producing the protein MITLKSAREIEMMNESGELLADVHRHLRDFIKPGISSWDIEVFVKDFIEKNGGIAAQIGYEGYKYATCCSINDEICHGFPRKKLLKSGDLIKVDMCIDFKGAMSDSCWSYVVGESTPELDHLMEVTRKALYIGIEQAQVGNRIGDIGHAIQTYVEGEGLSVVRDFVGHGIGPTIHESPSVPHYGEAGKGLRLKEGMVITIEPMVNTGTWRMKMDPNGWTAYTQDGGLSCQFEHTLAITKEGPQILTSQGEELTY